Proteins from one Phyllobacterium zundukense genomic window:
- a CDS encoding ABC transporter ATP-binding protein: MLELRNVSKVVGGKPHLSDISLTLEHATLNVLLGPTLSGKTSLMRIMAGLDVPTSGSVWFDGKDVTGVPVQKRSVAMVYQQFINYPAFTVYENIASPMRVAGADKATIDREVRKAAEMLKLTPFLDRTPLNLSGGQQQRTALARAIVKNAKLVLLDEPLANLDYKLREELRQELPRIFAESGTIFVYATTEPHEALLLGGNTATLSEGRITQFGPTIDVFRKPDDLITAQTFADPPLNTIALAKFGKAFQLEGGVTLPVPAHLAEFADGAYTIGFQPHHVNTSRRNPDEIGLKATVTATEITGSESFVHLSFADARWTMLTHGIHIYAPDEEIDIFIDPRNLVIFDASGNSVSRRQKLAA, from the coding sequence ATGTTGGAACTGCGGAATGTATCCAAGGTAGTGGGCGGAAAACCCCATCTCAGCGATATATCGCTGACTTTGGAACATGCAACGCTGAATGTCCTGCTCGGGCCGACTCTGTCCGGCAAGACCAGCCTCATGCGCATCATGGCAGGACTCGACGTGCCGACCTCTGGCTCTGTCTGGTTCGACGGCAAGGACGTGACCGGCGTTCCGGTACAGAAGCGTTCGGTTGCCATGGTCTATCAGCAGTTCATCAATTACCCGGCCTTCACGGTCTACGAGAACATCGCCTCGCCGATGCGCGTGGCTGGAGCCGACAAAGCGACAATCGACCGCGAAGTACGCAAGGCGGCCGAAATGCTCAAGCTTACGCCCTTCCTCGATCGCACGCCGCTCAATCTTTCCGGCGGTCAGCAGCAGCGCACTGCGCTGGCGCGCGCTATCGTGAAGAACGCCAAGCTGGTTCTGCTGGACGAGCCGCTTGCCAATCTCGATTACAAGCTGCGCGAGGAACTGCGTCAGGAGCTGCCAAGGATTTTCGCCGAATCCGGTACGATCTTCGTCTATGCCACGACCGAGCCGCACGAAGCCCTGCTGCTTGGCGGCAACACGGCGACATTGTCCGAAGGCCGCATCACCCAGTTCGGGCCGACCATCGATGTTTTCCGCAAGCCCGATGATCTGATAACAGCACAGACTTTCGCCGATCCACCGCTCAACACGATTGCGCTGGCGAAATTCGGCAAGGCATTTCAGCTCGAAGGCGGCGTTACGCTGCCCGTACCGGCGCATCTCGCGGAGTTCGCCGATGGTGCTTACACGATCGGTTTCCAGCCGCATCATGTGAACACGAGCCGCAGGAATCCTGACGAGATCGGCCTTAAAGCCACGGTCACGGCCACCGAAATCACAGGTTCTGAAAGCTTTGTCCACCTCTCCTTCGCCGATGCGCGTTGGACGATGCTGACGCATGGCATCCATATCTATGCGCCCGATGAGGAGATCGACATCTTCATCGACCCGCGCAATCTGGTGATTTTCGACGCGAGCGGCAATTCCGTCAGCCGCCGCCAGAAGCTGGCGGCATAG
- the glpD gene encoding glycerol-3-phosphate dehydrogenase — translation MVYDIFVIGGGINGCGIARDAVGRGFSVFLAEMNDLASGTSSGSTKLIHGGLRYLEYYEFRLVRESLMEREVLWASAPHIIWPLRFVLPHHAGLRPAWLLRLGLFLYDHIGGRKKLPATRTLDMTRDPAAKPLKSLYTKAFEYSDCWVNDARLVALNARDAADRGAVIRTRTKVVSARRDADHWTLTLQDGLTGATEEVRSRLLVNAAGPWVDEVLTGVVGSNNAHNVRLVQGSHIVVKKKFDDPRAYFFQNTDGRIIFAIPYEQDFTLIGTTDQDYHGNPAEVKISDAEIDYLCAAASEYFVEPVKRDQVVWTYSGVRPLYDDGASKAQEATRDYVLKTDAPEGRAPLLNIFGGKITTFRRLSEHMLEKIEDQLGKRGKPWTASGTLPGGDFAATAFDAELQKLKGDYPFLDPRHAHRLFRLYGTKVRLVLGKAASVADLGRHFGSDLYEAEVRYQIENEWAVTAQDVLWRRTKKGLHLSADEAAALDRFMENAVDRRRQIAAE, via the coding sequence ATGGTCTACGACATCTTTGTCATCGGCGGCGGCATCAATGGATGCGGCATTGCGCGCGATGCTGTCGGCCGTGGTTTTTCGGTTTTTCTCGCGGAGATGAACGATCTCGCCAGCGGTACGTCCTCCGGTTCGACCAAGCTCATCCATGGCGGCTTGCGCTATCTCGAATATTACGAATTCCGGCTGGTGCGCGAGTCGCTGATGGAGCGCGAAGTGCTTTGGGCCAGCGCGCCGCATATCATCTGGCCGCTGCGTTTTGTTCTCCCGCATCATGCGGGACTGCGTCCAGCCTGGCTCTTGCGGCTTGGACTTTTTCTCTACGACCACATTGGCGGACGCAAGAAGCTTCCTGCCACACGCACGCTGGATATGACCAGAGATCCGGCAGCCAAGCCATTGAAGTCGCTCTATACCAAGGCCTTCGAATATTCCGACTGCTGGGTAAACGATGCACGGCTGGTCGCTCTCAATGCCCGTGACGCGGCAGATCGTGGCGCGGTCATCCGCACACGTACGAAAGTCGTCAGTGCCCGCCGCGATGCGGATCATTGGACACTGACGCTGCAGGACGGGTTGACCGGCGCGACAGAAGAGGTCCGCTCGCGTCTTCTGGTCAATGCCGCCGGGCCATGGGTCGATGAGGTCTTGACCGGCGTTGTCGGCAGCAATAATGCGCACAACGTTCGTCTCGTGCAGGGCAGCCATATCGTCGTGAAGAAAAAGTTCGATGATCCGCGCGCCTATTTCTTCCAGAACACCGATGGCCGCATCATTTTCGCCATTCCCTACGAGCAGGATTTCACCCTCATCGGCACCACCGACCAGGACTATCACGGCAATCCGGCCGAAGTGAAAATCAGCGATGCCGAGATCGATTATCTTTGCGCTGCCGCCAGCGAATACTTTGTCGAGCCAGTGAAGCGCGACCAGGTCGTTTGGACTTATTCAGGCGTGCGCCCGCTCTACGATGACGGTGCCTCGAAGGCACAGGAAGCCACGCGCGACTATGTACTGAAGACCGACGCGCCCGAAGGCCGGGCGCCGCTGCTCAATATATTTGGCGGCAAGATCACCACATTCAGGCGCTTGTCCGAGCACATGCTGGAAAAGATCGAAGACCAGCTTGGCAAGCGCGGCAAGCCTTGGACGGCGTCCGGAACACTACCGGGCGGCGACTTTGCAGCCACCGCTTTTGATGCGGAGCTGCAGAAACTCAAAGGCGATTATCCATTTCTCGATCCACGCCATGCACATCGCCTGTTCCGGCTCTATGGTACGAAGGTACGCTTGGTGCTTGGCAAAGCTGCTTCTGTCGCCGATCTTGGCAGGCATTTCGGCTCTGACCTTTATGAAGCCGAGGTGCGCTATCAGATCGAAAACGAATGGGCGGTGACGGCTCAGGATGTTCTCTGGCGTCGGACAAAAAAGGGTTTGCATTTGAGTGCCGATGAGGCTGCTGCGCTCGACCGTTTCATGGAAAATGCTGTCGATAGACGGCGCCAGATCGCGGCGGAATAG
- a CDS encoding DeoR/GlpR family DNA-binding transcription regulator has protein sequence MFLAPRHAEILEMAKEHGRVLVDDLAIHFNVTPQTIRKDLNDLCDQRLLNRIHGGALFPSGVQNLEYEARRLIAANEKEAIGRAAADLIPDNASLFVNIGTTTEAVGQALLDRKGLMIITNNINVANKLRIYPDIEVVIAGGVVRGSDGGIVGEAAVDFIRQFKVDFAVIGTSAIDSDGALLDFDFREVKVAQAIMANARHVILVSDSTKFERTAPVRIGHLSQVHTFITDRCESEAIRQICVDADVQLIETSI, from the coding sequence ATGTTTCTCGCTCCCAGGCACGCCGAAATTCTGGAAATGGCCAAGGAGCACGGACGCGTTCTCGTGGACGATCTCGCCATTCATTTCAATGTCACGCCGCAAACCATTCGCAAGGATCTCAACGACCTTTGTGACCAGCGCCTGCTCAACCGTATCCACGGCGGCGCGCTGTTTCCCTCCGGCGTGCAGAATTTGGAATACGAGGCGCGGCGTTTGATTGCTGCGAACGAAAAGGAAGCGATTGGCCGCGCCGCGGCGGACCTCATCCCCGACAATGCCTCTCTATTCGTCAACATCGGCACCACCACGGAGGCGGTGGGGCAGGCACTACTTGACCGCAAGGGCCTGATGATAATCACAAATAACATCAATGTTGCCAACAAGTTACGTATTTACCCGGACATTGAGGTCGTTATCGCGGGCGGTGTCGTGCGCGGGTCCGATGGCGGAATCGTTGGCGAAGCGGCGGTCGATTTTATCCGTCAGTTCAAGGTGGATTTCGCCGTCATCGGAACGTCCGCTATCGACAGCGACGGCGCCTTGCTCGATTTCGATTTCCGCGAGGTCAAGGTGGCGCAGGCGATCATGGCCAATGCACGCCATGTGATCCTCGTCTCCGATTCAACCAAATTCGAACGCACGGCGCCGGTTCGAATCGGCCATCTTTCCCAAGTCCACACCTTCATCACCGACCGCTGCGAAAGTGAAGCAATCCGCCAGATTTGCGTCGATGCGGACGTTCAGCTCATCGAAACTTCGATTTGA
- a CDS encoding LacI family DNA-binding transcriptional regulator: MPRKRNAHRSPDMPTLADVARLAGVSEITASRVVRAQGPIADSTRARVLTAIAELGYIPNRAAGTLASAGSTLMSVLLPSLSNIVFPDVLRGIHTALTETAFQPVIGVTDYDPLIEERILVSFLAWQPAAVIVAGLHHTPTARRHLEHGRFRVAELMDIDGEPVDIAVGMSHRQAGYETGKHLVQRGYRRFGYARHNVTTDDRASARYEGLCSALQEAGLSLVAEHCYPDASSTKAGRDALEILLATHPDLDVVVFPNDDMAMGGIFHCMHAGIAVKDKLGIFGFNGLDIGQAMPMPLSTILSKRFLIGKTAAEKLLESRERPAEKTIINTGFDIIEGATA, from the coding sequence ATGCCGCGCAAACGCAACGCTCACCGAAGTCCCGATATGCCGACGCTTGCCGATGTTGCGCGGCTTGCGGGTGTGAGCGAAATCACGGCGTCGCGGGTTGTTCGTGCGCAAGGGCCTATCGCAGACTCAACCAGAGCGCGTGTGCTGACAGCCATTGCCGAGCTTGGCTATATTCCCAACCGCGCCGCTGGTACCCTTGCTTCTGCAGGATCCACGCTGATGAGCGTGCTGCTGCCATCGCTATCGAACATCGTCTTTCCAGACGTACTGCGCGGCATTCATACGGCGCTTACCGAAACGGCGTTCCAGCCGGTGATCGGTGTCACTGACTACGATCCGCTGATTGAAGAGCGGATTCTCGTCTCTTTTCTCGCCTGGCAGCCGGCAGCGGTGATCGTCGCCGGCCTGCATCACACGCCGACCGCGCGCCGGCATCTGGAGCATGGCCGCTTCCGGGTCGCCGAATTGATGGACATCGATGGCGAGCCTGTAGACATTGCCGTTGGCATGTCGCATCGCCAGGCTGGCTATGAAACCGGAAAACATCTCGTTCAGCGCGGTTATCGCCGTTTCGGCTATGCCAGGCACAACGTAACGACAGACGACCGCGCCAGTGCCCGTTATGAAGGGCTGTGCTCGGCATTGCAGGAGGCTGGCCTGTCTCTTGTTGCAGAGCATTGTTATCCCGACGCGAGTTCGACCAAGGCGGGGCGCGACGCACTGGAAATACTCCTTGCTACCCATCCTGACCTGGACGTTGTTGTATTCCCGAATGACGATATGGCGATGGGCGGCATTTTTCACTGCATGCATGCCGGAATCGCCGTGAAGGATAAGCTTGGTATATTTGGTTTCAATGGACTCGATATCGGCCAGGCCATGCCAATGCCTCTGTCAACGATCCTGTCGAAACGTTTTCTCATTGGAAAAACCGCTGCCGAAAAATTGCTTGAAAGCCGCGAGCGGCCCGCCGAAAAGACCATCATCAATACGGGGTTCGACATCATCGAAGGCGCAACGGCATAG
- the denD gene encoding D-erythronate dehydrogenase produces MHVLVIGAAGMVGRKLLDRIAAEPGSLGGDIDRLTLVDVIEPAAPEAFADISVTKAADLSDPGVAESLIASRPDMIFHLAAIVSGEAEADFEKGYKVNLDGTRALFEAIRLEGKNAPYKPRVVFASSIAVFGTPFPDKIGDEFFTTPLTSYGTQKAISELLLSDYSRRGFFDGIGIRLPTICIRPGKPNKAASGFFSNILREPLVGQEAVLPVDENVRHWFASPRAAVGFFLHAATLDLDKVGARRNLSMPGLSALVGEEIDALRRVAGDKAVKLIRREPDATIQKIVAGWATDFDTTRATKLGFKAETAFDDIIKAHIEDELGGNVAA; encoded by the coding sequence ATGCATGTTTTGGTGATCGGCGCAGCCGGAATGGTTGGCCGCAAATTGCTCGACAGGATCGCTGCCGAGCCCGGCTCCCTGGGTGGAGACATCGACAGGTTGACACTGGTCGATGTCATCGAACCCGCCGCGCCTGAAGCCTTTGCGGACATTTCCGTGACCAAGGCGGCAGACCTCTCGGACCCTGGCGTAGCGGAATCCCTGATCGCAAGCCGTCCGGACATGATCTTTCACCTCGCGGCGATCGTCTCCGGTGAAGCAGAAGCCGATTTCGAAAAGGGCTACAAAGTCAATCTCGATGGAACCCGGGCGCTATTCGAGGCGATCCGATTGGAAGGCAAAAATGCTCCCTACAAGCCTCGCGTGGTATTTGCCTCATCCATCGCCGTGTTCGGAACGCCTTTCCCGGACAAGATCGGCGATGAATTCTTCACGACACCCCTGACCAGCTATGGCACGCAGAAGGCGATCTCTGAACTCCTCCTGTCGGACTACAGCCGCCGCGGTTTCTTCGACGGGATAGGTATCCGCCTGCCGACGATCTGCATTCGTCCAGGCAAGCCCAACAAGGCGGCATCCGGTTTCTTTTCCAACATCCTGCGCGAGCCACTGGTGGGTCAGGAAGCGGTACTTCCCGTGGACGAAAATGTGCGGCACTGGTTTGCCAGCCCGCGTGCTGCCGTCGGATTTTTCCTCCATGCCGCAACGCTGGACCTCGACAAGGTCGGTGCAAGACGCAATCTTTCCATGCCCGGACTTTCGGCTCTGGTCGGCGAGGAAATCGACGCGCTGCGCCGCGTGGCCGGCGATAAGGCGGTCAAGCTGATCCGCCGCGAACCCGATGCAACAATTCAGAAGATCGTTGCCGGCTGGGCAACCGACTTCGACACGACGCGCGCCACGAAGCTTGGCTTCAAGGCAGAAACGGCTTTCGATGATATCATCAAGGCACATATCGAAGACGAACTGGGCGGGAACGTTGCGGCATGA
- a CDS encoding SDR family oxidoreductase gives MSKEDSGKGKIALVTGGGTGVGKAITTALLGAGYTVVISGRRKDVLEDAAKALESETGGTVKAISADVSDPKSVAALFDAIKSEFGRLDLLINNAGVNVPNIPMEELTFDHWNSIVGANLTGVFLCTQQAMKLMKAQTPRGGRIINNGSISAQTPRPNSAPYTATKHAVTGLTKSTALDGRPFDIACGQIDIGNATTEMTSKMATGVLQANGETASEPTIPAHYIGDAVVHMASLPLEANVLTMTIMATKMPLVGRG, from the coding sequence ATGAGTAAAGAGGATTCAGGCAAGGGGAAGATCGCGCTGGTTACCGGCGGCGGCACCGGCGTGGGCAAGGCTATTACCACAGCGCTGCTTGGCGCAGGCTATACGGTTGTGATTTCCGGGCGCCGCAAGGATGTACTGGAAGATGCTGCCAAGGCGTTGGAGAGCGAAACGGGCGGCACCGTTAAAGCCATTTCTGCTGATGTCAGCGATCCGAAATCGGTCGCTGCGCTTTTCGATGCAATCAAATCCGAATTCGGTCGGCTCGACCTGCTCATCAACAATGCAGGGGTCAATGTTCCGAATATCCCGATGGAAGAACTGACCTTCGATCACTGGAATTCGATTGTGGGCGCCAATCTCACCGGCGTTTTCCTGTGCACGCAGCAGGCGATGAAATTGATGAAAGCGCAAACACCACGTGGTGGACGCATCATCAACAATGGCTCCATTTCGGCACAAACGCCCCGGCCGAATTCCGCGCCTTACACGGCGACGAAGCACGCGGTGACCGGCTTGACCAAATCGACAGCGCTGGATGGCAGACCATTCGACATTGCCTGCGGTCAGATCGATATCGGCAATGCCACGACCGAGATGACATCGAAGATGGCGACCGGCGTGCTACAAGCCAATGGCGAGACCGCCAGCGAGCCAACCATACCGGCGCATTATATCGGCGATGCGGTGGTGCATATGGCAAGCTTGCCATTGGAGGCCAATGTACTGACGATGACGATCATGGCTACGAAGATGCCGCTGGTCGGGCGCGGCTAA
- a CDS encoding ABC transporter ATP-binding protein, which produces MASVEFANVRKSFGTHPVIKGVDIEIADGEFVILVGPSGCGKSTLLRMLAGLENISAGEIKIGGKVVNNLAPKERDIAMVFQNYALYPHMTVADNMAFSLKLKGAPKSEVDKRVKPAAEILGLSPLLDRFPRQLSGGQRQRVAMGRAIVRDPQVFLFDEPLSNLDAKLRVAMRAEIKELHQRLKTTTVYVTHDQIEAMTMADKIVVMHDGLVEQIGAPLELYDQPANLFVASFIGSPAMNMIKGKLDPNDGLKFTTEKGVVLPVAKAPQSAKGRTLIYGLRPEHMTIADGGIPAEVVVIEPTGSETQMIMRVGGDLVTGVFHQRISAKPGETVGLSIHAEATYLFDAETGKRLA; this is translated from the coding sequence ATGGCATCGGTTGAATTCGCCAATGTACGAAAATCATTCGGCACGCACCCGGTTATCAAGGGTGTCGACATCGAGATCGCCGACGGCGAATTCGTTATTCTGGTCGGGCCCTCCGGCTGCGGCAAGTCCACATTGCTGCGCATGCTGGCGGGGCTTGAGAACATCTCTGCGGGCGAGATCAAGATCGGCGGAAAGGTTGTCAACAACCTCGCGCCGAAAGAACGTGATATCGCCATGGTGTTTCAGAACTATGCGCTCTATCCGCACATGACCGTCGCCGACAATATGGCTTTTTCCCTGAAGCTGAAGGGTGCGCCAAAGTCGGAGGTCGACAAGCGCGTGAAGCCCGCAGCGGAGATCCTCGGACTTTCGCCGCTGCTCGACCGCTTTCCACGCCAGCTTTCCGGCGGTCAGCGCCAGCGCGTTGCCATGGGCCGCGCCATCGTGCGCGACCCGCAGGTCTTCCTGTTCGATGAGCCGCTATCCAACCTCGATGCCAAGCTGCGTGTCGCCATGCGCGCGGAGATCAAGGAATTGCACCAGCGCCTGAAAACAACCACCGTCTATGTCACGCATGACCAGATCGAAGCCATGACCATGGCCGACAAGATCGTCGTCATGCATGACGGCCTGGTCGAACAGATCGGCGCGCCGCTCGAGCTTTATGACCAGCCGGCCAATCTTTTCGTGGCCAGCTTCATCGGCTCGCCGGCGATGAATATGATCAAAGGCAAGCTCGATCCGAATGACGGACTGAAATTCACCACAGAAAAGGGTGTCGTGCTGCCGGTTGCCAAAGCACCGCAAAGCGCCAAGGGCCGCACGTTGATTTATGGACTGCGCCCCGAACACATGACCATTGCGGATGGCGGAATTCCCGCCGAAGTGGTGGTCATCGAGCCAACCGGATCGGAAACCCAGATGATCATGCGCGTTGGCGGCGATCTCGTCACAGGTGTTTTCCATCAGCGTATCAGTGCGAAACCCGGCGAAACTGTCGGTCTGTCGATCCATGCTGAAGCGACATATCTGTTCGATGCGGAGACGGGCAAGCGTTTGGCCTGA
- a CDS encoding ABC transporter substrate-binding protein, translated as MTINRRHLLGASAGLVAAAGMGRFGLTPAFAQSAPAYKPEEGATLRLLRWVPFVPAEEAAWLANTKKFTDATGVQVRIDKESWEDVRPKAAVAANVGSGPDMVMSWFDDPQQYPDKLVDVTELGEYLGGAHGGWYPGLEGYAKRDGKFIALPLCAIGNAVVYRDSHMKAAGFSEFPKDTAGFLELCKAMQAKGTPAGFPHGKAVGDGNNYAHWLLWSHGGKMVDESGAVVINSPETLASVKYAQELYKTFIPGTESWQDVNNNRAFLAGQVSLTANGVSVYYAAVKDPAMKAIADDMRSTNLPIGPVGQSVELHQTSTISIFKHTKYPEAAKAYLQFMYQAENMNAWIEGASAYCCQPLKAFANNPVWTSNPIHAAYAKASGTLRPNGYAGPLGAASAGTMADYVLVDMYATAVTGQMTPEDAIAQAEKRANRYYKV; from the coding sequence ATGACCATCAACAGAAGACATCTACTCGGCGCATCTGCCGGTCTCGTGGCCGCAGCCGGAATGGGCCGGTTCGGTCTCACGCCGGCATTCGCGCAATCGGCACCCGCTTACAAACCGGAAGAAGGTGCGACCCTTCGCCTGCTGCGTTGGGTGCCGTTCGTCCCGGCTGAAGAGGCCGCATGGCTCGCCAACACCAAGAAGTTCACCGACGCCACGGGCGTTCAGGTGCGCATCGACAAGGAAAGCTGGGAAGACGTTCGCCCGAAGGCTGCCGTTGCGGCCAATGTCGGTTCTGGCCCGGACATGGTCATGAGCTGGTTCGATGATCCGCAGCAATATCCGGACAAGCTCGTCGATGTGACGGAGCTTGGCGAATATCTTGGTGGAGCACATGGTGGCTGGTATCCAGGCCTCGAAGGCTATGCCAAGCGCGACGGCAAGTTCATCGCACTGCCGCTCTGTGCCATCGGTAACGCGGTCGTCTATCGCGACAGCCACATGAAGGCGGCCGGTTTCAGCGAATTCCCGAAGGATACGGCTGGTTTCCTCGAACTTTGCAAGGCCATGCAGGCAAAGGGGACGCCTGCGGGCTTCCCGCATGGCAAGGCGGTCGGCGACGGCAACAACTATGCCCATTGGCTGCTCTGGAGCCATGGCGGCAAGATGGTCGACGAGAGCGGCGCGGTGGTGATCAACAGCCCCGAGACGCTGGCATCTGTCAAATATGCGCAGGAACTCTACAAGACCTTCATTCCGGGTACGGAAAGCTGGCAGGACGTCAACAACAATCGCGCATTCCTTGCCGGTCAGGTCTCGCTGACTGCCAATGGCGTGTCGGTTTACTACGCCGCAGTGAAGGATCCCGCAATGAAGGCGATCGCTGACGATATGCGCTCGACCAATCTGCCGATCGGGCCAGTTGGTCAATCGGTCGAACTGCACCAGACGTCGACGATTTCGATCTTCAAGCACACAAAATATCCTGAGGCCGCGAAGGCCTATCTGCAGTTCATGTATCAGGCTGAGAACATGAATGCCTGGATCGAGGGTGCCAGCGCCTATTGCTGCCAGCCGCTGAAGGCTTTCGCCAACAATCCGGTGTGGACGTCCAATCCGATCCATGCCGCCTATGCGAAGGCATCCGGAACCCTGCGCCCGAACGGCTATGCCGGCCCGCTTGGCGCTGCCTCGGCGGGAACCATGGCCGACTATGTCCTGGTGGATATGTACGCGACCGCCGTTACCGGCCAGATGACGCCCGAAGACGCCATCGCCCAAGCCGAGAAGCGCGCAAACCGTTACTACAAGGTCTAG
- a CDS encoding carbohydrate ABC transporter permease, translating to MLPAAVFLLCFLTYPLGLGVWLGFTDTTIGRDGIFIGLENYQALARDSVFWMAVYNTIFYTLIASILKFGLGLWLALILNEHLPFKSFFRAIILLPWVVPTVLSALAFWWIYDAQFSIISWSLMKLGWIHSPINFLGDPNNARASVIAANVWRGIPFVAISLLAGLQTIPQSLHEAASLDGATGWQRFRFITLPMLTPIIAVVMTFSVLFTFTDFQLIYVLTKGGPVNATHLMATLSFQRGIPGGQLGEGAAIAVAMIPFLLASILFSFFGLQRRKWQQGGQD from the coding sequence ATGCTGCCGGCCGCCGTCTTTCTCCTGTGCTTTTTGACCTATCCGCTCGGCCTCGGTGTCTGGCTCGGCTTTACCGATACGACGATCGGCAGGGACGGCATTTTCATCGGCCTCGAGAACTATCAGGCGCTGGCCAGGGATTCGGTCTTCTGGATGGCAGTCTACAATACGATTTTCTACACGCTCATCGCCTCGATCCTGAAGTTCGGGCTCGGCCTGTGGCTGGCATTGATCCTCAACGAGCATCTGCCGTTTAAATCCTTCTTCCGCGCAATCATCCTTTTGCCATGGGTGGTTCCGACTGTCCTTTCGGCGCTCGCGTTCTGGTGGATCTATGATGCGCAGTTCTCGATCATTTCCTGGTCGTTGATGAAACTCGGCTGGATCCACAGCCCGATCAATTTCCTTGGTGATCCCAATAACGCACGCGCTTCGGTGATCGCAGCCAATGTCTGGCGCGGTATCCCCTTCGTCGCGATTTCGCTGCTCGCCGGGCTTCAGACCATTCCGCAATCGCTGCATGAGGCAGCGTCCCTTGATGGGGCGACCGGATGGCAGCGCTTTCGCTTCATCACACTGCCAATGCTGACACCGATCATCGCAGTGGTAATGACATTCTCGGTGCTGTTCACCTTCACTGATTTTCAGCTTATCTACGTCCTGACCAAGGGCGGGCCGGTCAACGCCACGCACCTGATGGCGACCCTCTCATTCCAGCGGGGCATACCCGGTGGTCAACTTGGCGAAGGTGCGGCGATTGCCGTTGCCATGATCCCGTTCCTGCTTGCATCGATCCTGTTCTCATTTTTCGGCCTGCAGCGCCGTAAATGGCAACAGGGCGGACAGGATTGA